Genomic segment of Candidatus Synechococcus calcipolaris G9:
CGTATTGGTGAGGATGATGCCCCGCACCTGACCCGGACTCAGGCGGAGGCGGATATTCGCTAAATTTAAGGCATCGAGGGACTGGGTCGTTTCACTAATATAGCGATCTAAATTCACCCCTGGGGCAAGGGTAATATTACTGGATGCTCGCAGGGCATTGGGAGTTGTGTTTGTGCCAAATAGAGATCCCCCCGTTGTCGTAAAAACGGCCTCGGTTCCCGGCTGATCTAGCAAAACCCGATCCACTTCAGCCATGACCCGACGGCTGATCGTCAGGGGAGTCCCCGGAGGAAAATTAGCATTAAGGCTCACCTGCCCCGTATTAATCTGGGGTAAAAGTTCTTGGGGTAATTGACCGGCAATGATCCAACTACTGCCCCCTAAAATAACAACAACTAAGGTGACCGTGACCCACCGCCAATGGATCACTCCTGCTAGGGTTCGTTCATAGATCTGGGTTAAGCCAATAAACCGTTGATTAAACTGACGGAAAAACCAAAAGTTAGCCAAGCCACTGCGAACCGGTAAGCTCAAAATGCGTGAGGCCAGGGTGGGTACTACGGTTAGGGCCACCACCAAGGAGGCGGCCACGGAAAAACTAATAGTTAAAATCAACTGGTTAAAGAGAAGGGCAATGAGTCCCCCCAATAGCAAAAAGGGCAAAATGGCTACTAGATTTGTCAAGGTGGAGGCCAACAATGCCGATTCAATCTCTTGACTGCGCCGTTTTGACTCCTCAATATATTGCTCTTTGCTCATCGGGGCTTGATTTTGATTGATGTCCGCTAGGGTTTCCAGCATGACAATGGCGTTATCGACCACGATGCCTACCCCTAGGGCCAGCCCCCCCAAACTAAAGACATTCAGGGAAAAGCCAAAGACTCCCATCAGCAATAGGGCCACCATGGTGGAGAGGGGAATGGAAATGACAATAATTAGGGTTTGCCGCAGGGATCCCAAAAACAGGAGGACGGAGATCGCCGCCAAACAGGTTCCCGTCAGGCCGGCAATCATCACATTATTGAGGGAGTTGCGAATAAAGCGGGATTCATCCAAGACGGGGACAATCAGCGTATTTTCAGGAATGAGGCCCCGCTCCTCCAATTCAACGAGTTTGGCCTTGACCCCATCGGCGACGGCGACCGTATTGGCATCGGGCTGCTTGAGGATACTCACCTTGACCGCAGGTTGCTCATTCAGATTCACAAAGATCTGCTGCTCGGCACTGCCATCAATCACCTGGGCCACATCCCGCAGATAGGCCCGCCGCCCATCCCCCAGATCAAAAATCAGATTTTCAATATCTTCGACACCCTGGAAGCGGCCCACCGTGCGCGTTAGTGGTTCTGAATCAAATCCCCGCAACCGTCCCCCAGAAATATCCTGATTCCGTTCATCCAAGGCGGTCAAAATTTGATTTAGCCCCAGACCCACCGCCTGAAGCCGATCTAAATCCACAAGTATCCGCACTTCCTCGGCGGTTCCGCCGGAGACATCGGCACTGGCCACCCCCTGAACGACGCTCAGTTCCCGGCTCAGTTCTTCATCGGCAAAGACGCGCAATTCTCGTCCAGAGAGGAGATCGGAGGTGATGGCAAACTCGTAAACCGGTAATTGGGATGGATCAAACTTAAATAGACGGGGGGATTCGACAATATCCGGTAAGGTACTCCGGGCCCGGTTAAAGGCTGCGGTGGCCTCATTCAGGGCTTGATCCACATCCCCCCCCGGCTCAAAGAATAAATCTAAACTCACCTGACCCTCGCGGGTTTGGGAATAGATCTGCACCACTCCTTCGGTACGCCCTAGGGCATCTTCTAGGGGCTTGGTTACTTCCTCCACCGCGACACCGGGCACAACACCAGGCACTTCAAGGCGAACCCCCACCCGTGGATAGGTAATGGATGGCAACAGATCCACCTGAAGACGCATCAGGAAAAAGACTGCTAACACAATCACGGTCAAACTCAGCATCAGGGTGCCAATGTGACGGGTGATGGCTAGGCCACTAAAACTAAACCGGGAGGGGATATTCTTCATAAAAATTTAAGGAGTGACCAAGGGTTTAGACAGGGTGAAAGTAGAACGCGGTTCCCAAAATGCCAAAGGTGGCTAAAAGGAGGGCCCCCTCTAACCAATTGGAGCGGCCATCTAAGCTAATCAGGTTAGCAATCACCACGGAAATAATTACCGCGACCACTTCAAAGGCACTGAAGTTGAGATCCATGGGCTGACCAATGACTTGGCCAATTAAAACCAATATCGGCGCAACTAAAAGAGCCACCAGCAGACTCGAACCCATGGCAATGGATACCGAAAGATCCATATTATTTTTCAGGGCAACCCCCACCGCAGTGACATATTCAGCGGCTCCCCCCACCAAGGGTAATAAAATCACCCCCGTAAACAGAGGCGTTAAGCCTAGTCCCTCTGTGGCTTCTTCTACGGCTCCCACAAAAATTTCCGACTGGAAGGCAACCCCTAAGGTGGCCACGACTAAGACGGGAATCCAAACCTTTAGGTTGGGGGGGCTATTATGATGGGCTTCCATTTCCTCGCTGAGTTCCACTTGACTGACATCGTAAAGGTAGCTGTGGGTTTTCAGGGAAAACAATAGGGTTAGCACATAGACGACAATCATGATCACGGCGGCGATAATGGACATCTGGGAGATGGCGGAGTCCGGCACCTGCTCAGAGGTATAGATCACCATGGCCGGCAAGAGAATCGCGGCGATCGCCACCGTCATCGAGGAACTATTCACCCGTGCCACCACCGGGGCAAAACTTTGCTCCTTGAAGCGAATTCCCCCCAAAAACATCGACAGTCCCAGGACTAGCAATAGATTGGCAATCAGGGTTCCGGTAATACTGGCTTTAACAATGTCCACCAACCCGGCCCGCAGAGCCACTAGGGCAATAATCAACTCTGTGGCATTCCCAAAAACCGCATTCAGTAAGCCACCAATGGTGGGGCCCGTTGCTAGGGCAACCTCCTCCGTGGCCGTACTTAACCAAATGGCCAGGGGAATAATACCCAAGGCGGCACAAAAAAACACAGCTAAAGCTCCCCACTCAAAATGCTCGGCGGCAACGGATAGGGGGATAAAGACTAAAAAACCAATGGAGATAAACCGCTTCAGTGACATGGTTGTACCCTACGAGGTTAGTCAAAATCGTTATGACTATGATATAGTCAATCCTAGAGGATGTAACTAATTGTTAATTATCCTAGCCTGAGCAGTTCAAAGAGTAACGGTTCACAGCGTCATTAGTCGAAATCAGTTGAGTTAGGAGCATAGTTTATGACGGAATGTTTGCGTGTTGGACAGTCCGCCCCGGATTTTGAAGCCACTGCTGTCTTTGATCAAGAGTTTAAGACCCTGAAACTGTCGGATTATCGTGGCAAGTATGTGGTTTTGTTTTTCTATCCCTTGGATTTTACGTTTGTCTGTCCCACAGAAATTATTGCCTTTAGCGATCGCCACGGTGAATTTGCCCAATTAAACACCGAGGTTTTAGGGGTCTCAGTGGATAGTCAATTTTCCCACTTGGCCTGGACCCAAACCGATCGCAAATCAGGGGGTGTGGGTGATCTCAAATATCCCCTAGTGTCTGACATTAAAAAAGAAATCAGTGCGGCCTATAACGTTCTCACGGACGATGGCATTTCCCTGCGGGGGCTGTTCATTATCGATCCAGAGGGTATTGTTCAGCACGCCACCATTAATAATCTTTCCTTTGGCCGGAGTGTAGATGAAACCCTACGAACCCTCCAGGCCATTCAGTACGTCCAATCCCACCCCGATGAAGTCTGCCCAGCGGGTTGGCAGCCTGGGGATAAAACCATGAATCCGGATCCGGTGAAATCCAAGGTCTATTTTGAAGCGGTATCCTAGGATTGGCTAGCGTTAAAAAACGTTAATCTCCCTTATTCACTTAATTTTTTGCTGGGGATGGGCTTGCTTCTTGGAGAGCGGCCCATTCTTTTTTCTTGGGATTCTTTTTGCGTGAATGTTACTTAAATTTTATAGTTGGTGTAGGTCAGCTTACTGAACGTCAAGAGAAAGCCGTATCCTTGCCCATTAAAATTACAGTTCAATCATGACCTATGTCAGCACAACAACCCTCAGCTTTGACGAGTTCATTGCCCAATACGGTGATGATGACCGCTACGAACTTGCCGATGGAGAACTCACCGACATGGAACCAACAGGGCCCCATGAAACCGTGAGTGGGAAGCTTGCTGTTCACATCGGAATTGCGA
This window contains:
- a CDS encoding efflux RND transporter permease subunit, yielding MKNIPSRFSFSGLAITRHIGTLMLSLTVIVLAVFFLMRLQVDLLPSITYPRVGVRLEVPGVVPGVAVEEVTKPLEDALGRTEGVVQIYSQTREGQVSLDLFFEPGGDVDQALNEATAAFNRARSTLPDIVESPRLFKFDPSQLPVYEFAITSDLLSGRELRVFADEELSRELSVVQGVASADVSGGTAEEVRILVDLDRLQAVGLGLNQILTALDERNQDISGGRLRGFDSEPLTRTVGRFQGVEDIENLIFDLGDGRRAYLRDVAQVIDGSAEQQIFVNLNEQPAVKVSILKQPDANTVAVADGVKAKLVELEERGLIPENTLIVPVLDESRFIRNSLNNVMIAGLTGTCLAAISVLLFLGSLRQTLIIVISIPLSTMVALLLMGVFGFSLNVFSLGGLALGVGIVVDNAIVMLETLADINQNQAPMSKEQYIEESKRRSQEIESALLASTLTNLVAILPFLLLGGLIALLFNQLILTISFSVAASLVVALTVVPTLASRILSLPVRSGLANFWFFRQFNQRFIGLTQIYERTLAGVIHWRWVTVTLVVVILGGSSWIIAGQLPQELLPQINTGQVSLNANFPPGTPLTISRRVMAEVDRVLLDQPGTEAVFTTTGGSLFGTNTTPNALRASSNITLAPGVNLDRYISETTQSLDALNLANIRLRLSPGQVRGIILTNTPMRGADVDVMLQGSDEAVLTQVGRQVLQALDEKATLVRFRPDADPRQPEVQILPDWERVSELGISALMLGQTIQTSINGFVPTRLQRGDRLVDVRIQIDQDSIQRPEELGQIPLSVPNQRPVRLGDVTDVQLGQAPGEIRRINQQQVFMVGGNLTEGANLSQAIEEVNGILGEIEFPPGVSVLPSAAAAANRQLQGALITLGGLATFLVFVVMAVQYNSLLDPLVIMFTIPLALAGGIWGLYLTQTALGATVIVGVVLLVGIVVNNAIIMVEFANQIYLQEGCSRRSAILKAAPMRLRPILMTTITTVLGMFPLALGVGEGSEFLQPLGIVVFSGLALATVLTLFLIPCFYVILHGFEPESKGDGLLPGVRSLETGLDLTNEEISQS
- the cax gene encoding calcium/proton exchanger, giving the protein MSLKRFISIGFLVFIPLSVAAEHFEWGALAVFFCAALGIIPLAIWLSTATEEVALATGPTIGGLLNAVFGNATELIIALVALRAGLVDIVKASITGTLIANLLLVLGLSMFLGGIRFKEQSFAPVVARVNSSSMTVAIAAILLPAMVIYTSEQVPDSAISQMSIIAAVIMIVVYVLTLLFSLKTHSYLYDVSQVELSEEMEAHHNSPPNLKVWIPVLVVATLGVAFQSEIFVGAVEEATEGLGLTPLFTGVILLPLVGGAAEYVTAVGVALKNNMDLSVSIAMGSSLLVALLVAPILVLIGQVIGQPMDLNFSAFEVVAVIISVVIANLISLDGRSNWLEGALLLATFGILGTAFYFHPV
- a CDS encoding peroxiredoxin; translated protein: MTECLRVGQSAPDFEATAVFDQEFKTLKLSDYRGKYVVLFFYPLDFTFVCPTEIIAFSDRHGEFAQLNTEVLGVSVDSQFSHLAWTQTDRKSGGVGDLKYPLVSDIKKEISAAYNVLTDDGISLRGLFIIDPEGIVQHATINNLSFGRSVDETLRTLQAIQYVQSHPDEVCPAGWQPGDKTMNPDPVKSKVYFEAVS